A single window of Kitasatospora sp. HUAS MG31 DNA harbors:
- a CDS encoding sugar phosphate isomerase/epimerase family protein has translation MTAALDRIRVGSAPDSWGVWFPDDPRQVPWERFLDEVAEAGYSWIELGPYGYLPTDPARLTDEVARRGLKVSAGTVFTSLHRGPSVWEATWDHVGRVAALTRAMGAEHLVVIPSFWRDDKTAEIIEPPELTTEQWGHLARGTERLARVVKDTYGLDIVVHPHADTHIDSEEHVERFLDATDPALVNLCLDTGHYAYCGGDSVKLIRTYGERIGYLHLKQVDPDILADVLGNGVPFGPAVQRGVMCEPPAGVPDLEPVLAAAQDLGVDLFAIVEQDMYPCDPDAPLPIAARTRRFLRSCGV, from the coding sequence ATGACCGCTGCCCTCGACCGCATCAGGGTGGGCTCGGCTCCCGACTCCTGGGGCGTCTGGTTCCCGGACGACCCGCGACAGGTGCCCTGGGAGCGGTTCCTGGACGAGGTGGCCGAGGCCGGCTACTCCTGGATCGAACTCGGACCCTACGGCTACCTGCCGACCGACCCGGCCCGCCTCACCGACGAGGTCGCCCGACGCGGCCTGAAGGTGTCGGCCGGCACGGTCTTCACCTCCCTGCACCGCGGCCCGTCCGTCTGGGAGGCGACCTGGGACCACGTCGGCCGGGTCGCCGCGCTCACCCGGGCGATGGGAGCCGAACACCTCGTGGTCATCCCGTCCTTTTGGCGGGACGACAAGACGGCCGAGATCATCGAGCCGCCCGAGCTGACCACCGAACAGTGGGGCCACCTCGCCCGCGGCACCGAGCGGCTGGCGCGCGTGGTCAAGGACACCTACGGCCTCGACATCGTGGTCCACCCGCACGCCGACACCCACATCGACAGCGAGGAACACGTCGAGCGCTTCCTCGACGCGACCGACCCCGCCCTGGTCAACCTGTGCCTGGACACCGGCCACTACGCGTACTGCGGCGGCGACAGCGTCAAACTGATCCGCACCTACGGCGAGCGCATCGGCTACCTGCACCTCAAGCAGGTCGACCCGGACATCCTCGCCGACGTCCTCGGCAACGGAGTGCCGTTCGGCCCCGCCGTGCAGCGCGGCGTCATGTGCGAACCCCCCGCCGGCGTACCGGACCTGGAGCCGGTCCTGGCCGCGGCCCAGGACCTGGGTGTGGACCTGTTCGCCATCGTCGAGCAGGACATGTACCCCTGCGACCCCGACGCGCCGCTGCCGATCGCCGCCCGCACCCGTAGGTTCCTCCGCTCCTGCGGCGTCTGA
- a CDS encoding Gfo/Idh/MocA family protein: protein MTQRRTLRIAVIGTGKMGADHVRRIDQVISGARVSAVVDLDAERAKQLAAGIEGCTGSGDPAAAMATGEVDAVLIASPGPAHEEALLTAFAHDLPVLCEKPLTPDAASALRVMEAEQKLGHRLVQVGFMRRYDAEYLKLKALLDSGHLGRTLMMHNQHRNASSPPGFTNAMLINDSVVHEMDVTRWLLGQEITAVTVLRPRPSSNAPAGMDDPQLVLLETDGGVVVDVEINVNCGFGYQVKAEAVCERGTARIGTKQSLVTDTAGRWGGTIAQDFVERFADAYDREVQAWVDATRRGEVTGPSVWDGYAAAAVCEAGVRAQREGGRIGVEMVERPAFYR, encoded by the coding sequence ATGACCCAGCGCAGGACGCTCCGGATCGCCGTCATCGGCACCGGCAAGATGGGCGCCGACCACGTGCGCCGGATCGACCAGGTGATCAGCGGGGCGCGCGTGTCCGCCGTCGTGGACCTCGACGCCGAGCGCGCCAAGCAGCTCGCCGCCGGCATCGAGGGCTGCACCGGCTCCGGCGACCCGGCCGCGGCCATGGCCACCGGCGAGGTCGACGCCGTCCTCATCGCCTCACCCGGCCCCGCCCACGAGGAAGCCCTGCTGACCGCCTTCGCCCACGACCTCCCCGTCCTGTGCGAGAAACCGCTCACCCCCGACGCAGCCTCCGCCCTGCGGGTCATGGAGGCGGAACAGAAGCTCGGCCACCGCCTGGTCCAGGTCGGCTTCATGCGGCGCTACGACGCCGAATACCTCAAGCTCAAGGCCCTGCTGGACAGCGGCCACCTCGGTCGGACGCTGATGATGCACAACCAGCACCGCAACGCCTCCAGCCCTCCAGGCTTCACCAACGCCATGCTCATCAACGACTCCGTCGTCCACGAGATGGACGTGACACGCTGGCTGCTCGGCCAGGAGATCACGGCGGTCACGGTGCTGCGCCCGAGGCCGTCCTCGAACGCCCCCGCCGGCATGGACGACCCGCAGCTCGTCCTCCTCGAGACCGACGGCGGTGTGGTCGTCGACGTCGAGATCAACGTCAACTGCGGCTTCGGCTACCAGGTGAAGGCCGAGGCGGTCTGCGAGCGCGGCACCGCCCGCATCGGCACGAAGCAGTCCCTCGTCACCGACACGGCCGGACGCTGGGGCGGCACCATCGCCCAGGACTTCGTGGAGCGCTTCGCCGACGCCTACGACCGCGAGGTCCAGGCCTGGGTCGACGCCACCCGGCGCGGCGAGGTCACCGGCCCGAGCGTGTGGGACGGGTACGCGGCCGCCGCGGTCTGCGAAGCCGGCGTCCGCGCGCAGCGCGAGGGCGGCCGGATCGGGGTCGAGATGGTCGAACGGCCCGCGTTCTACCGGTAG
- the betA gene encoding choline dehydrogenase, which yields MTLRQYDFIIVGGGSAGCALAARLSTDPANRVLVLEAGRPDYPWDVFIHMPAALTFPIGSRFYDWKYESEPEPFMNGRRIYHARGKVLGGSSSINGMIFQRGNPLDYERWAADPGMKDWDYAHCLPYFKRMESCLADRDAGGAAADGHGFRGHRGPLVLERGPVTNPLFSAFFEAVQQAGYPLTDDVNGYRQEGFAAFDRNLHRGRRLSAARAYLHPVMNRRNLDVQTRALVGRVLFEGRRAVGVEYGRGGTLHRVSGGTVILSGGAVNSPQLLQLSGVGHTAELEALGIRTVQHLPGVGENLQDHLEVYVQHACRQPVSVQPALKMWRRPFIGAEWLFLRKGPGATNHFEGGGFVRGNEDVDYPNLMFHFLPIAVRYDGSAPAGGHGYQVHIGPMYSDARGSVKIRSKDPREHPALRFNYLSTAQDRREWVEAIRVTRRILGQPAFDEFSDGEISPGPEVESDEQILQWVAKDGETALHPSCTARMGTDEMAVLDPATLQVHGLEGLHVVDASAMPYVTNGNIYAPVMMLAEKAADLILGNTPLEPDHTEFYRHRRTA from the coding sequence ATGACCTTGCGGCAGTACGACTTCATCATCGTCGGCGGAGGTTCGGCCGGCTGCGCGCTCGCGGCCCGGCTCAGCACCGACCCGGCCAACCGGGTGCTGGTGCTGGAGGCGGGCCGGCCCGACTACCCGTGGGACGTCTTCATCCACATGCCGGCGGCGCTGACCTTCCCGATCGGCAGCCGGTTCTACGACTGGAAGTACGAGTCCGAGCCGGAACCCTTCATGAACGGACGGCGGATCTACCACGCCCGGGGCAAGGTCCTCGGGGGGTCCAGCAGCATCAACGGAATGATCTTCCAGCGCGGCAACCCGCTCGACTACGAGCGCTGGGCCGCCGACCCCGGGATGAAGGACTGGGACTACGCCCACTGTCTTCCCTACTTCAAACGCATGGAGAGCTGTCTCGCCGACCGGGACGCCGGCGGCGCGGCCGCGGACGGCCACGGTTTCCGCGGACACCGGGGCCCCCTCGTCCTGGAGCGGGGGCCGGTCACCAACCCCCTGTTCTCCGCCTTCTTCGAAGCCGTGCAGCAGGCGGGGTACCCGCTCACCGACGACGTCAACGGCTACCGCCAGGAGGGCTTCGCCGCCTTCGACCGCAATCTCCACCGCGGACGCCGGCTCAGCGCCGCCCGCGCCTACCTGCACCCGGTGATGAACCGCCGCAACCTCGACGTGCAGACCCGGGCCCTGGTCGGCCGCGTCCTGTTCGAGGGCAGGCGCGCGGTCGGCGTGGAGTACGGCCGCGGCGGGACGCTGCACCGGGTGAGCGGCGGCACGGTCATCCTCTCCGGTGGCGCCGTCAACTCCCCGCAGCTCCTCCAGCTCTCCGGCGTCGGCCACACGGCGGAGCTGGAGGCGCTCGGCATCAGGACCGTCCAGCACCTGCCCGGCGTCGGCGAGAACCTCCAGGACCACCTGGAGGTGTACGTCCAGCACGCCTGCAGGCAGCCGGTCTCCGTGCAGCCGGCCCTGAAGATGTGGCGACGGCCGTTCATCGGCGCCGAGTGGCTCTTCCTGCGCAAAGGGCCGGGCGCCACCAACCACTTCGAGGGCGGCGGCTTCGTCCGCGGCAACGAGGACGTCGACTACCCCAACCTGATGTTCCACTTCCTGCCGATCGCGGTGCGCTACGACGGCTCCGCGCCGGCCGGTGGGCACGGCTACCAGGTGCACATCGGTCCCATGTACTCCGATGCGCGCGGCTCGGTGAAGATCAGGTCGAAGGACCCGCGCGAGCACCCGGCCCTCCGGTTCAACTACCTCTCCACCGCCCAGGACCGCCGGGAGTGGGTCGAGGCGATCCGGGTCACCCGCAGGATCCTCGGACAGCCCGCCTTCGACGAGTTCAGCGACGGTGAGATCTCGCCCGGCCCGGAGGTCGAGTCCGACGAGCAGATCCTGCAGTGGGTCGCCAAGGACGGGGAGACCGCCCTGCACCCCTCGTGCACCGCCAGGATGGGCACCGACGAGATGGCGGTCCTCGACCCGGCCACCCTGCAGGTCCACGGCCTGGAGGGGCTGCACGTGGTCGACGCGTCCGCGATGCCGTACGTGACCAACGGCAACATCTACGCGCCCGTGATGATGCTCGCCGAGAAGGCCGCCGACCTCATCCTCGGCAACACCCCCCTCGAACCCGACCACACCGAGTTCTACCGGCACCGCAGGACCGCCTGA
- a CDS encoding sarcosine oxidase subunit beta family protein, whose amino-acid sequence MSHRLPEHPDWLWRTPDPRRSYDVVVIGAGGHGLATAYYLARNHGITDVAVLERGWLAGGNMARNTTIIRSNYLCEESAALYEHALKLWEVLPEELDYDFLFSQRGVLNLAHTLQDVREGTRRVNANRLGGVDAEWLDPDQVRAFCPIVNTSPDVRYPVLGATLQPRAGIAKHDHVAWALARRADAYGVDLIQGCEVTGFLRDGDRVVGVRTNRGPIAAGKVALAAAGHSSVLAGLAGLRLPVQSHPLQALVSELLEPVHPTVVMSNHVHVYVSQAHKGELVMGAGVDAYNGYGQRGSFHMIEHQMSAALELFPIFARAHVLRTWGGIVDVTPDASPIIGPTPVENLYLNCGWGTGGFKATPSSGWVYAHTIATGEPHPLAAPFALERFTTGALIDEHGAAAVAH is encoded by the coding sequence ATGTCCCACCGACTGCCCGAGCACCCCGACTGGCTGTGGCGCACCCCCGACCCCAGGCGCTCCTACGACGTGGTCGTCATCGGCGCAGGCGGTCACGGTCTGGCCACCGCCTACTACCTCGCCCGCAACCACGGCATCACCGACGTCGCCGTGCTCGAACGCGGCTGGCTGGCCGGCGGCAACATGGCCCGGAACACCACCATCATCCGGTCCAACTACCTCTGCGAGGAGAGCGCGGCGCTGTACGAGCACGCGCTCAAGCTCTGGGAGGTGCTGCCGGAGGAGCTGGACTACGACTTCCTGTTCAGCCAGCGCGGCGTGCTCAACCTCGCCCACACCCTGCAGGACGTCCGCGAGGGCACCCGGCGGGTGAACGCCAACCGGCTCGGCGGCGTCGACGCCGAGTGGCTGGATCCCGATCAGGTGCGCGCGTTCTGCCCGATCGTCAACACCTCCCCCGACGTGCGCTACCCGGTGCTCGGCGCCACGCTGCAGCCCCGGGCCGGCATCGCCAAGCACGACCACGTCGCCTGGGCACTGGCGCGCAGGGCGGACGCGTACGGCGTCGACCTGATCCAGGGCTGCGAGGTCACCGGATTCCTGCGCGACGGCGACCGCGTGGTCGGCGTGCGGACCAACCGGGGGCCGATCGCCGCGGGGAAGGTCGCGCTGGCCGCCGCCGGGCACAGCAGCGTCCTCGCCGGCCTGGCCGGACTGCGGCTCCCCGTGCAGAGCCACCCCCTCCAGGCGCTCGTCTCCGAGCTGCTGGAACCCGTCCACCCCACCGTGGTGATGTCCAACCACGTGCACGTGTACGTCAGCCAGGCCCACAAGGGGGAGCTGGTCATGGGCGCGGGCGTCGACGCCTACAACGGCTACGGCCAGCGCGGCTCCTTCCACATGATCGAGCATCAGATGTCCGCCGCGCTGGAGCTGTTCCCGATCTTCGCCCGGGCCCACGTGCTGCGCACCTGGGGCGGGATCGTCGACGTCACCCCCGACGCCTCCCCGATCATCGGCCCGACGCCGGTCGAGAACCTCTACCTCAACTGCGGCTGGGGAACGGGCGGTTTCAAGGCCACGCCCTCCTCCGGGTGGGTGTACGCGCACACCATCGCCACCGGCGAACCGCACCCGCTGGCCGCGCCCTTCGCCCTGGAGCGGTTCACCACCGGCGCGCTCATCGACGAGCACGGCGCCGCCGCCGTGGCCCACTGA
- a CDS encoding sarcosine oxidase subunit delta, with the protein MLLIACPWCGEREELEFHYGGQAHVAHPADPEQLSDGEWGEYLFVRDNPKGPFAERWSHAAGCRRWFNVVRHTVTHQILAVYPAGEPKPVIP; encoded by the coding sequence GTGCTGCTGATCGCCTGTCCCTGGTGCGGCGAACGCGAAGAGCTGGAGTTCCACTACGGCGGCCAGGCCCACGTCGCCCACCCCGCGGACCCCGAGCAGCTGTCCGACGGAGAGTGGGGCGAGTACCTCTTCGTCCGCGACAACCCCAAGGGCCCCTTCGCGGAACGCTGGTCGCACGCCGCCGGATGCCGGCGCTGGTTCAACGTCGTCCGCCACACCGTCACCCACCAGATCCTGGCCGTCTACCCGGCCGGCGAGCCGAAGCCGGTGATCCCGTGA
- a CDS encoding sarcosine oxidase subunit alpha family protein, with translation MPALVQRRPPHRHPPDPGRLPGRRAEAGDPVTQSHRLPHGGRVDRSAPLRFTFDGVEYTGLRGDTLASALLANGVLHVAPGLHRRRPRGIATAGVEEPNALVQLDGPCSEPMRLATTTELYDGLSARSLAGLGRLDPAPDEAVHDKTHAHTDVLVVGGGPAGLAAALAAGRSGARTVLVDDQPELGGSLLAGRESIDGRPALDWVADVRAELAAQADTRILSRSTAIGYHDHNHLLVAEHRTDHLGPDPVPGISRQRLWHIRARRVVLATGSHERPMVFAGNDLPGVMSAAAVRTYVNRYAVLPGRRAVVLTTNDHAYATALDLVAAGAEVAALVDTRPEPPADLVDSARGAGIEVITGSAVVGTRGDRDTPRAGGAGRITAVRIAALDAEDAINGPVHEVTCDLLAVSGGWNPAVHLWSQSQGTTRYDDDLAAFVPAQAAQHVDTVGAARGVLDLAGCLDGGFAAGAEAAGLAGFPADAPATPPSSGDRRPAPPRPVWIVPGESGDPAEWHDHFVDLQRDATVADVQRAIRAGMRSVEHIKRYTTIGTAHDQGKASGVSATGVIARLLGARSPGEVGTTTYRGPYVPVSFALLAGRERGALFDPVRTTTIHPWHVGHGAAFENVGQWKRPWYYPRPGESMEAAVLRECRAAREGVAVMDASTLGKIDVIGPDAGAFLDRVYTNAFARLAVGSARYGVMCRADGMVLDDGVTVRLADDHYVMTTTTGNAAAVLDWLEEWLQTEWPGLRVRLTSVTEQWATIAVVGPRSREVLGALAPDLDVSNDAFPFMTARTTHLAGGTPARICRISFSGELAYEINVASWYGLAVWESVIRAGEPLGITPYGTETMHVLRAEKGYPIIGQDTDGTVTPQDLGMEWIVSTKKDFIGKRSFRRADTARGDRRQLVGLLPVDPAVLLPEGAQLVADAEATVPAKALGHVTSSYRSAALGRTFALALVSGGRARLGETVYAPLPGGTIAATITDTVLHDPKGTRRDG, from the coding sequence ATGCCGGCGCTGGTTCAACGTCGTCCGCCACACCGTCACCCACCAGATCCTGGCCGTCTACCCGGCCGGCGAGCCGAAGCCGGTGATCCCGTGACCCAGTCCCACCGCCTCCCGCACGGCGGACGGGTCGACCGCTCCGCCCCCCTGCGCTTCACCTTCGACGGGGTGGAGTACACCGGCCTGCGCGGCGACACGCTCGCCTCCGCCCTGCTCGCCAACGGCGTGCTGCACGTCGCCCCCGGCCTCCATCGCCGGCGGCCGCGCGGCATCGCCACGGCCGGGGTGGAGGAGCCCAACGCCCTGGTCCAGCTCGACGGGCCCTGCTCGGAGCCGATGCGGCTCGCGACCACGACCGAGCTGTACGACGGCCTCTCGGCGAGGAGCCTCGCCGGTCTCGGACGACTCGACCCGGCCCCGGACGAGGCCGTCCACGACAAGACGCACGCCCACACCGACGTGCTGGTCGTCGGCGGCGGCCCCGCCGGACTCGCCGCGGCCCTCGCGGCCGGGCGTTCCGGCGCCCGGACCGTCCTGGTCGACGACCAGCCGGAACTCGGCGGATCCCTGCTCGCCGGACGGGAGTCGATCGACGGCCGCCCGGCGCTCGACTGGGTGGCGGACGTCCGGGCGGAGCTCGCCGCGCAGGCCGACACACGGATCCTCAGCCGGTCCACGGCCATCGGCTACCACGACCACAACCACCTGCTCGTCGCCGAACACCGCACCGACCACCTCGGCCCGGACCCGGTCCCCGGCATCTCCCGGCAGCGCCTGTGGCACATCCGGGCCCGGCGGGTGGTCCTGGCGACCGGCTCCCACGAGCGGCCGATGGTGTTCGCCGGCAACGACCTGCCGGGCGTCATGTCCGCCGCCGCCGTGCGCACGTACGTGAACCGGTACGCCGTGCTCCCCGGCCGCCGGGCCGTGGTCCTCACCACCAACGACCACGCCTACGCCACCGCGCTCGACCTGGTCGCGGCCGGGGCGGAGGTGGCGGCACTCGTCGACACCCGGCCCGAACCACCCGCCGACCTCGTCGACTCGGCGCGCGGCGCCGGGATCGAGGTCATCACCGGATCGGCCGTCGTCGGCACCCGGGGAGACCGGGACACTCCCCGAGCCGGAGGTGCGGGGAGGATCACGGCGGTCCGCATCGCCGCGCTCGACGCCGAGGACGCGATCAACGGCCCGGTCCACGAGGTGACCTGCGACCTGCTCGCCGTCTCCGGCGGCTGGAACCCGGCCGTCCACCTGTGGAGCCAGTCCCAGGGCACCACCCGCTACGACGACGACCTCGCCGCCTTCGTCCCCGCGCAGGCCGCTCAGCACGTCGACACCGTCGGAGCCGCCCGCGGCGTCCTCGACCTCGCCGGATGCCTCGACGGCGGGTTCGCCGCCGGAGCCGAGGCCGCCGGCCTGGCCGGCTTCCCCGCCGACGCACCGGCCACCCCGCCCAGCTCCGGAGACCGCCGCCCCGCCCCGCCCCGGCCGGTGTGGATCGTGCCCGGCGAGAGCGGTGACCCCGCCGAGTGGCACGACCATTTCGTCGACCTCCAGCGCGACGCCACCGTCGCGGACGTGCAGCGCGCGATCCGGGCCGGCATGCGCTCGGTCGAGCACATCAAGCGCTACACCACCATCGGCACCGCGCACGACCAGGGCAAGGCCTCCGGCGTGAGCGCCACCGGCGTCATCGCCCGACTGCTCGGAGCCCGCTCCCCGGGCGAGGTCGGCACCACCACCTACCGCGGCCCGTACGTCCCCGTCTCCTTCGCGCTGCTCGCCGGACGCGAACGGGGCGCCCTCTTCGACCCGGTGCGCACCACCACGATCCACCCCTGGCACGTCGGGCACGGCGCCGCCTTCGAGAACGTCGGCCAGTGGAAGCGCCCGTGGTACTACCCCCGGCCCGGGGAGTCCATGGAGGCGGCCGTCCTGCGCGAGTGCCGCGCGGCCCGCGAGGGCGTCGCCGTCATGGACGCCAGCACCCTCGGCAAGATCGACGTCATCGGCCCCGACGCGGGCGCGTTCCTCGACCGCGTCTACACCAACGCCTTCGCCCGACTGGCCGTCGGCTCGGCACGGTACGGCGTGATGTGCCGCGCCGACGGCATGGTCCTCGACGACGGCGTGACCGTACGCCTGGCCGACGACCACTACGTCATGACGACCACCACCGGCAACGCCGCCGCCGTCCTGGACTGGCTGGAGGAGTGGCTGCAGACCGAATGGCCCGGGCTCCGCGTGCGCCTCACCTCGGTGACCGAGCAGTGGGCCACGATCGCGGTGGTCGGCCCCCGGTCCCGCGAGGTCCTCGGCGCCCTCGCCCCGGACCTGGACGTGTCGAACGACGCCTTCCCGTTCATGACGGCCCGGACGACCCACCTGGCGGGCGGCACACCCGCCCGCATCTGCCGGATCTCGTTCTCGGGCGAGCTCGCCTACGAGATCAACGTCGCGAGCTGGTACGGCCTCGCCGTCTGGGAGTCCGTCATCCGCGCCGGCGAACCCCTGGGCATCACCCCCTACGGCACCGAGACCATGCACGTGCTGCGCGCCGAGAAGGGCTACCCCATCATCGGCCAGGACACCGACGGCACGGTCACCCCCCAGGACCTCGGCATGGAGTGGATCGTCTCCACCAAGAAGGACTTCATCGGCAAACGCTCCTTCCGCCGTGCGGACACCGCACGCGGCGACCGCAGGCAACTGGTCGGCCTGCTGCCGGTGGATCCCGCCGTGCTGCTCCCGGAGGGCGCGCAGCTGGTGGCGGACGCCGAGGCGACCGTGCCGGCGAAGGCCCTGGGACACGTCACCTCCAGCTACCGCAGCGCGGCGCTCGGCCGCACCTTCGCCCTCGCCCTCGTCTCCGGCGGGAGGGCGCGGCTGGGCGAGACGGTGTACGCGCCCCTGCCCGGCGGCACGATCGCCGCCACGATCACCGACACCGTCCTCCACGACCCGAAGGGGACCCGCCGTGACGGCTGA
- a CDS encoding sarcosine oxidase subunit gamma has translation MTADTLRRSPLGHLDDVLAAHSTTGERGVRLREVPFLAQLDLQLRPDGAAARRIASALGTPLPTEPNTVSAAGHLRVLWLGPEEWLVVGPDGSAPATAERLHAALRDEPGSVVDVSANRTTLELSGPSARPVLAKGCALDLHPRVFRAGHCAQTLLAKVNVILHQVDAEPTYRLLVRGSFAQYLADWLLDAMEEYRHPPLTA, from the coding sequence GTGACGGCTGACACCCTGCGCCGCAGCCCGCTCGGACACCTCGACGACGTCCTCGCCGCGCACTCGACCACCGGAGAGCGGGGGGTGCGGCTCCGCGAGGTGCCCTTCCTCGCCCAGCTCGACCTCCAGCTGCGCCCGGACGGGGCGGCCGCGCGGCGGATCGCCTCGGCTCTCGGCACGCCGCTGCCCACCGAGCCGAACACCGTCAGCGCGGCGGGACACCTGCGGGTGCTCTGGCTGGGCCCGGAGGAGTGGCTCGTGGTGGGCCCGGACGGCTCCGCGCCCGCCACGGCCGAACGGCTGCACGCGGCGCTGCGGGACGAGCCCGGATCCGTCGTGGACGTCTCGGCCAACCGCACCACGCTCGAGCTGTCCGGCCCCTCCGCCCGCCCGGTCCTGGCGAAGGGCTGCGCCCTCGACCTGCACCCACGGGTCTTCCGGGCGGGCCACTGCGCCCAGACGCTGCTCGCCAAGGTCAACGTGATCCTCCACCAGGTCGACGCGGAGCCGACCTACCGGCTGCTGGTGCGAGGATCGTTCGCGCAGTACCTGGCGGACTGGCTGCTCGACGCGATGGAGGAGTACCGTCACCCCCCGCTCACGGCCTGA
- a CDS encoding NAD(P)/FAD-dependent oxidoreductase, with product MKSIAVVGASLAALSTVRALRAEGYDGAITVIGEERHHPYDRPPLSKAFLKGDLDADALALADPDEYADLRVRWLLGERAVRLDPAARTITLRSGRELRADAAVVATGASPRTIAGAQGLAGVHTLRTLDDAVALRADLRDGLPRVVVIGAGFIGAEVASTAHALGLSVTVVEAAEVPLERVLGREMGLVCSSLHTDHGVRLLCGTGVAGLTGEGRVTGVRLADGRLLPADLVVVGVGVRPATAWLAGSGLTVDDGLVCDAGCATNIPGVVAAGDVARCPNPFTGRHQRIEHWSNATEQPRTAARTLLSGRSAPTPVQPPYFWSDQYQARIQLAGHVAPGDRPQLVAGDLESRSFVAVYRRNGHDVAVLAVNQPKLFSRLRRTLTPVPSAVARAAP from the coding sequence GTGAAGTCGATCGCCGTGGTCGGCGCCTCACTGGCGGCTCTGAGCACGGTCCGGGCGCTCCGCGCGGAGGGCTACGACGGCGCGATCACCGTCATCGGCGAGGAACGTCACCACCCGTACGACCGCCCGCCGCTGTCCAAGGCCTTCCTCAAGGGCGACCTCGACGCCGACGCCCTCGCGCTCGCCGACCCGGACGAGTACGCGGACCTCCGGGTCCGGTGGCTGCTCGGCGAGCGGGCCGTCCGGCTGGATCCCGCGGCACGGACCATCACCCTCCGCAGCGGCCGGGAGCTGCGCGCCGACGCCGCCGTCGTCGCCACCGGCGCGAGCCCCCGCACCATCGCCGGCGCGCAGGGGCTGGCGGGCGTCCACACGCTGCGCACCCTGGACGACGCCGTCGCGCTGCGCGCGGACCTGCGGGACGGCCTGCCGCGCGTCGTGGTGATCGGCGCCGGATTCATCGGCGCCGAGGTCGCCTCCACCGCCCACGCGCTCGGCCTGTCGGTCACCGTCGTCGAGGCGGCCGAGGTGCCCCTGGAGCGGGTCCTGGGGCGCGAGATGGGCCTGGTCTGCTCCTCGCTCCACACCGACCACGGGGTCCGCCTGCTGTGCGGCACCGGCGTCGCGGGCCTCACCGGCGAAGGCCGGGTCACCGGCGTGCGGCTCGCGGACGGGCGACTGCTGCCCGCCGACCTCGTCGTGGTCGGCGTCGGTGTGCGGCCGGCGACCGCGTGGCTGGCCGGATCGGGCCTCACGGTGGACGACGGGCTCGTGTGCGACGCCGGCTGCGCGACGAACATCCCGGGCGTCGTCGCCGCGGGCGACGTCGCCCGCTGCCCCAACCCGTTCACCGGGCGGCACCAGCGCATCGAGCACTGGAGCAACGCGACGGAGCAGCCGAGGACGGCGGCCCGCACCCTGCTGTCCGGCAGGTCGGCGCCCACTCCGGTGCAGCCGCCGTACTTCTGGTCCGACCAGTACCAGGCCCGCATCCAGCTGGCCGGCCACGTCGCCCCCGGCGACCGGCCGCAGCTCGTCGCCGGCGACCTCGAAAGCCGTTCCTTCGTCGCCGTCTACCGGCGGAACGGGCACGACGTGGCCGTGCTCGCCGTCAACCAGCCCAAGCTCTTCAGCCGGCTCCGCCGCACGCTGACCCCGGTCCCCTCGGCCGTCGCGCGGGCCGCTCCGTAG
- a CDS encoding bifunctional 3-phenylpropionate/cinnamic acid dioxygenase ferredoxin subunit translates to MITVCRIEDLPPGEALRVTEGVPAPIAVFNADGTVYAVDDTCTHQDASLADGWLEGCYVECPLHAAAFDLRDGRPTCPPAKVPLRTHRVTVEDGRVVLHVTVGEPA, encoded by the coding sequence ATGATCACGGTGTGCCGGATCGAAGACCTGCCGCCGGGCGAGGCGCTCCGGGTGACCGAGGGCGTACCGGCTCCGATCGCCGTGTTCAACGCCGACGGGACGGTGTACGCCGTCGACGACACCTGCACCCACCAGGACGCCTCGCTCGCCGACGGCTGGCTGGAGGGCTGTTACGTCGAGTGCCCGCTGCACGCGGCCGCGTTCGACCTGCGTGACGGCCGGCCCACCTGTCCCCCCGCGAAGGTGCCGCTGCGCACGCACCGGGTCACCGTCGAGGACGGACGCGTCGTCCTCCACGTCACCGTCGGCGAGCCGGCGTGA